Proteins encoded by one window of Conger conger chromosome 1, fConCon1.1, whole genome shotgun sequence:
- the fosl2 gene encoding fos-related antigen 2 isoform X1 has protein sequence MYQDYSGNYDTSSRGSSISPAQQESFTSGSSTIGSPISTSSYQKYRVEMPGSNSAFIPTINAITTSQDLQWMVQPTVITSMSNPYSRSHPYGLPVSSAAGLLGHTALARPGVIRSIGDARGRRKRDEQLTPEEEEKRRVRRERNKLAAAKCRNRRRELTDLLQGETEKLEEEKADLQKEIETLQKEKDKLEFMLVAHNPVCKLPLEDRHQQCAPLSLSMRSGLGPRGILTSLNPVVVKQEPPEEDREAQRSVIKPICLGGSVGVYGVDGDSLNTPVVAASTPASTPSAPSLIFTYPSMLEPESPSPSSESCSKAHRRSSSSGDQSSDSLNSPTLLAL, from the exons ATGTACCAGGACTACTCCGGGAACTACGATACGTCCTCCCGCGGCAGTAGCATTTCACCGGCCCAGCAAGAGTCCTTCACTAGCGGGAGCAGCACTATCGGCAGTCCGATTTCTACCTCAAGCTACCAG AAGTACAGGGTGGAGATGCCTGGCTCCAACAGTGCCTTCATCCCCACCATAAACGCCATCACCACCAGCCAGGACCTTCAGTGGATGGTGCAGCCCACGGTCATCACCTCCATGTCCAACCCGTACTCGCGCTCCCACCCGTACGGGCTGCCCGTCTCCAGCGCCGCAGGGCTGCTGGGCCACACGGCTCTGGCCCGGCCCGGCGTCATACGCTCCATCGGGGACGCGCGCGGACGCCGCAAGAGGGACGAGCAG CTGAccccggaggaggaggagaagcggCGTGTGAGGCGCGAGAGGAACAAGCTGGCCGCCGCCAAGTGCCGCAACCGCCGGAGAGAGCTGACCGACCTGCTGCAGGGG GAGACAGagaagctggaggaggagaaggcggACCTGCAGAAGGAGATCGAGACCCTGCAGAAGGAGAAGGACAAGCTGGAGTTCATGCTGGTGGCGCACAACCCCGTGTGCAAGCTGCCCCTGGAGGACCGGCACCAGCAGTGCGCGCCGCTCTCCCTGTCCATGCGCTCCGGCCTGGGGCCCCGCGGCATCCTCACCTCCCTGAACCCCGTGGTGGTGAAGCAGGAGCCCCCGGAGGAGGACCGCGAGGCCCAGCGCTCCGTCATCAAGCCCATCTGCCTGGGCGGGTCGGTGGGCGTGTACGGCGTGGACGGCGACAGCCTCAACACCCCCGTGGTGGCCGCCTCCACGCCCGCCTCCACGCCCAGCGCGCCCAGCCTCATCTTCACCTACCCCAGCATGCTGGAGCCCGAGAGCCCCTCGCCCTCCTCCGAGTCCTGCTCCAAGGCCCACCGGCGGAGCAGCAGCAGCGGGGACCAGTCCTCCGATTCCCTCAACTCCCCGACCCTGCTGGCCCTCTGA
- the fosl2 gene encoding fos-related antigen 2 isoform X2, which translates to MPGSNSAFIPTINAITTSQDLQWMVQPTVITSMSNPYSRSHPYGLPVSSAAGLLGHTALARPGVIRSIGDARGRRKRDEQLTPEEEEKRRVRRERNKLAAAKCRNRRRELTDLLQGETEKLEEEKADLQKEIETLQKEKDKLEFMLVAHNPVCKLPLEDRHQQCAPLSLSMRSGLGPRGILTSLNPVVVKQEPPEEDREAQRSVIKPICLGGSVGVYGVDGDSLNTPVVAASTPASTPSAPSLIFTYPSMLEPESPSPSSESCSKAHRRSSSSGDQSSDSLNSPTLLAL; encoded by the exons ATGCCTGGCTCCAACAGTGCCTTCATCCCCACCATAAACGCCATCACCACCAGCCAGGACCTTCAGTGGATGGTGCAGCCCACGGTCATCACCTCCATGTCCAACCCGTACTCGCGCTCCCACCCGTACGGGCTGCCCGTCTCCAGCGCCGCAGGGCTGCTGGGCCACACGGCTCTGGCCCGGCCCGGCGTCATACGCTCCATCGGGGACGCGCGCGGACGCCGCAAGAGGGACGAGCAG CTGAccccggaggaggaggagaagcggCGTGTGAGGCGCGAGAGGAACAAGCTGGCCGCCGCCAAGTGCCGCAACCGCCGGAGAGAGCTGACCGACCTGCTGCAGGGG GAGACAGagaagctggaggaggagaaggcggACCTGCAGAAGGAGATCGAGACCCTGCAGAAGGAGAAGGACAAGCTGGAGTTCATGCTGGTGGCGCACAACCCCGTGTGCAAGCTGCCCCTGGAGGACCGGCACCAGCAGTGCGCGCCGCTCTCCCTGTCCATGCGCTCCGGCCTGGGGCCCCGCGGCATCCTCACCTCCCTGAACCCCGTGGTGGTGAAGCAGGAGCCCCCGGAGGAGGACCGCGAGGCCCAGCGCTCCGTCATCAAGCCCATCTGCCTGGGCGGGTCGGTGGGCGTGTACGGCGTGGACGGCGACAGCCTCAACACCCCCGTGGTGGCCGCCTCCACGCCCGCCTCCACGCCCAGCGCGCCCAGCCTCATCTTCACCTACCCCAGCATGCTGGAGCCCGAGAGCCCCTCGCCCTCCTCCGAGTCCTGCTCCAAGGCCCACCGGCGGAGCAGCAGCAGCGGGGACCAGTCCTCCGATTCCCTCAACTCCCCGACCCTGCTGGCCCTCTGA